GATACAAAGAAAATGCTCCTGCTGAAGTAGCATCAGGGAGGAAGAAGGTAGATGTCCAGAATACATGCACTGATCCTCACGGGAGTTCTCCTGCTGGCCGCCGGCGCGGCGGCCCAGACGGCGCCGCCGGTGCTCGATCCGATCGGCGCCCAGTCGGTCAACGAGAACGTGAGTCTGAATTTCGGCGTCTCCGCGAGCGATGCCGATGCCACTATCCCCGTCCTGAGCACTTCGGCGCTTCCGACGGGGGCAACCTTCACGGACAACCTCGACGGCACCGGGAGTTTCGCGTGGACCCCGGATTTCACGCAGGCCAGCGAATACTCCGTGACGTTCTATGCGGCCGATGCGGTCACCGCCGATATCGACTCGGAGATCGTGTCAATTACTGTCAACAATGTCAACCAGGAGCCGGTGCTGGCGGCGATCGGGCCAAGAAGTGTGGCCGAGAATGCGAACCTGAATTTCGGGGTGTCGGCCAGTGATGCCGATGGCCAGGCGCTGACTCTGACTACGTCCACTCTGCCTCTCGGAGCGACGTTTACCGATAACGGCAACGGGACCGGGACGCTTGACTGGACGCCGGATTTCACTCAGTCCGGCGTGCATAACGTGACATTCCGGGCCTCGGATGGCACCGCGATCGACAGCGAGATAGTGGCGATCACGGTCACGAATGTCAACCAGGAGCCGGTGCTGGCGGCGATCGGGCCAAGAGGTGTGGCCGAGAACGCGAACCTGAATTTCGGGGTGTCGGCCAGCGACGCCGATGGGCAGGCGCTGACTCTGACTACGTCCACTCTGCCTCTCGGAGCGACGTTTACCGATAACGGCAACGGGACGGGGACGTTTGACTGGACGCCCGACTACACTCAGTCCGGCGTGTACAACGTGACATTCCGGGCCTCGGATGGGACCGCGATCGACAGCGAGATCGTGGCGATCACGGTCACGAATGTCAACCAGGAGCCGGTGCTGGCGGCGATCGGGCCCAAGAGCGTAGCCGAGAACGCGAACCTCAATTTCGGGGTGTCGGCCAGCGATGCCGATGGCCAGGCGCTGACTCTGACTACGTCCACTCTGCCTCTCGGAGCGACGTTTACCGATAACGGCAACGGGACCGGGACGCTTGACTGGACGCCGGATTTCACTCAGTCCGGCGTGCATAACGTGACATTCCGGGCCTCGGATGGGACCGCGATCGACAGCGAGATCGTGGCGATCACGGTCACGAATGTCAACCAGGAGCCGGTGCTGGCGGCGATCGGGCCAAGAAGTGTGGCCGAGAACGCGAACCTGAATTTCGGGGTGTCGGCCAGCGACGCCGATGGGCAGGCGCTAACTCTGACCACCTCGGCTCTTCCGAGCGGAGCCACATTCACCGACAACGGCAACGGGACCGGGACGTTTGACTGGACGCCCGATTTCACTCAGTCCGGCGTGCATAACGTGACATTCCGGGCCTCGGACGGCACCGCGATCGACAGCGAGATTGTGGCGATCACGGTCACAGATGTCAACCAGGAGCCGGTGTTGGCGGCGATCGGGCCAAGAAGTGTGGCCGAGAACGCGAACCTGAATTTCGGGGTGTCGGCCAGCGATGCCGATGGCCAGGCGCTGACTCTGACCACCTCGGCTCTTCCGAGCGGAGCGACGTTCACCGATAACGGCAACGGTACCGGGACGTTTGACTGGACGCCCGATTACACTCAGTCCGGCGTGTACAACGTGACATTCCGGGCCTCGGATGGGACCGCGATCGACAGCGAGATCGTGGCGATCACGGTCACGAATGTCAACCAGGAGCCGGTGCTGGCGGCGATCGGGCCAAGAAGCGTAGCCGAGAACGCGAACCTGAATTTCGGGGTGTCGGCCAGCGATGCCGATGGCCAGGCGCTGACTCTGACAACGTCCACGCTGCCTTTGGGAGCGACGTTTACCGATAACGGCAACGGGACCGGGACGTTTGACTGGACGCCGGATTACACTCAGTCCGGCGTGTACAACGTGACATTCCGGGCCTCGGATGGGACCGCGATCGACAGCGAAATCGTCGCGATCACGGTCAATGAGGTCGGCAACCAGCAGCCGGTGCTGGCGGCGATCGGCAACAAGAGCATCACGGAAGGGATTCCGCTGAATTTCGGAGTCTCGGCGACCGACGCGGAGAGCACGCCGGTGCTGACAACGTCGTTGTTGCCGACCGGGGCTGCGTTCACGGACAACGGCAACGGCACCGGGGCGTTCAGCTGGACGCCGGGTTATACGCAGTCGGGCACCTACCTTGTGATGTTCTACGCGCGTGATGATTCTCTCGCGGTGGACAGCGAGCTGGTACAGGTTTTCGTCCTCGAGGCCGGAAATCAGGCGCCGGTGCTGGCGGCGATCGGTCCGAAGACGACAACAGAGGACGTTAATCTGAATTTCGCCGTGAGCGCGAGCGATCCCGACGGAACCACTCCGAATCTCACGGCGACGGGCCTTCCGACCGGGGCGACGTTTACGAACCACGGCGACGGAACCGGGACGTTTGACTGGACGCCGGGATTCACCGATGCGGGAGTCTACAACGTGACGTTCCGGGCCTCGGACGGGACGCTGATCGACGACGAGGTGGTGGCGATCACGGTGCTCGAATCGGGCAACCAGGCCCCGGTGCTGGCGGCGATCGGTCCGAAGAGCACGACGGAGAATATCCTGCTGACGTTCGGTGTGAGCGCCGGCGATCCGGACGGCCAAACGCCGGTACTGACGACCTCGACGCTCCCCACCGGGGCGACGTTTGTCGACAACGGGAACGGGACCGGGACGTTTAGCTGGACGCCGACGTTTACCCAGGCGGGTGCCCACAACGTGACTTTCTACGCTGCCGACGGTGCGCTGCTGGACAGCGAGGTGGTGGCGATTACAGTCATCGACGCAGGCAACCAGGCGCCGGTGCTGGCGGCGATCGGCCCGAAAAGCACAACTGAAAATATCCTTCTCACGTTCGGGGTGAGCGCGAGCGACCCGGACGAGACGACGCCTGCCCTCTCGGCGGCCAATCTCCCCACCGGGGCGAGCTTCACCGATAACGGGGACGGGACCGGGACGTTCACCTGGACGCCGACGTTCGCCCAGGCCGGCGCCTACGACGTGACGTTCACCGCCTCCGACGGCTCGCTGACCGATCAGGAGATCGTGAACATCACGGTCACCGAGGCGGGCAACCAGGCGCCGGTGCTGGCGGCGATCGGTCCGAAGAGCACCACTGAAGATGTCCTCCTGACGTTCGGGGTAAGCGCAAGCGATCCCGACGGGACGACCCCCGCCCTCACGGCGACTGGTCTCCCCACCGGGGCGAGCTTCACCGACAACGGGGACGGGACGGGAACGTTCTCCTGGACGCCCTCTTTCACCCAGGCCGGGGTTTACAGCGTGACGTTTGCGGCCTCCGACGGCTCGCTGACCGACCAGGAGATCGTGAGCATCACGGTCAGCGAATCGGGCAACCAGGCCCCGATTCTGGCGGCGATCGGTCCGCAGACGACGACCGAGCAGGTGCGGCTGCTGTTTGTGGTGTCGGCCTCCGACCCGGATCTGACGACCCCGACCCTGACGGCCACCGGACTGCCGAGCGGCGCGACATTCACCGACAACGGGAACGGGACCGGGACGTTCGACTGGACGCCGACGTACACGCAGGCGGGGGCCTACAACGTGACGTTCACGGCGTCCGACGGTTCGCTGACCGATGACGAGGTTGTAGCCATAACGGTCAATGACGCGGGCAACCAGGCACCGGTGCTGGCGGCGATCGGTCCAAAGAGCACCACTGAAGATGTCCTCTTGACGTTCGGGGTAAGCGCGAGCGACCCGGACGAGACGACGCCTTCGCTGTCGGCAACCAATCTCCCCGCCGGGGCGAGCTTCACCGACAACGGGGACGGGACCGGGACGTTCACCTGGACGCCGACGTTCGCCCAGGCCGGGGTCTACAACGTGACATTCACGGCCTCCGACGGCTCGCTGACCGACCAGGAGATCGTGACCATCACGGTGAACGAATCCGGCAACCAGGCGCCGGTGCTGGCGGCGATCGGGCCGCAGAGCACTACTGAAAATATCCTCCTCACGTTCGCGGTCAACGCGAGCGATCCGGACGGGACAACCCCCGCCCTCTCGGCGACCGGACTCCCCACCGGGGCGAGCTTCACCGACAACGGGAACGGGACGGGAACGTTTACCTGGACGCCCTCGTTCGCCCAGGCCGGAGTCTACAACGTGACATTCACGGCGTCGGACGGTGTTCTGGTCGACCAGGAGGAGGTCGCGATAACGGTCAATGAGGCCGGCAACCAGGCCCCGATTTTGGCGGCGATCGGTCCGCAGAGCACGACCGAGAATGTCCTGCTCACGTTCGGGGTGAGCGCGAGCGACCCGGACGGGACGACCCCTGTCCTGTCGGCGACCAATCTCCCCGCCGGCGCGAGCTTCACCGACAACGGCAACGGGACCGGCACATTCAGTTGGACGCCGACGTTCACCGAGGCCGGATCGTACAACGTGACGTTTACGGCGTCCGACGGTTCGCTGACCGATGAGGAGATCGTCGCGATCACCGTGAACGAGGCGGGGAACCAGCCGCCGGTGCTGGCGGAGATCGGGCCGAAAGCGACGGCCGAAGAAGCGCTCCTGACGTTCGGGGTGTCGGCGACGGATGCGGACGGCACGACGCCCGCCCTGTCGGCGACGGATCTCCCAAGCGGGGCGAATTTCACGGATAACGGCAACGGCACGGGGACGTTCACCTGGACGCCGACGTTTGCCCAGGCCGGCATCTACAACGTGACATTCACCGCGTCCGACGGTCTGCTGACCGATGAGGAGATCGTGGAGATTACGGTTGTCGACGCGGGCAACCAGGCGCCGGTGCTGGCGGCGATCGGCCCCAAGAGCACGACCGAAGCGGTGCCGCTGCTCTTTGACGTGAGCGCGGCCGACGCCGACGGCACGACACCGACATTCACGACCTCGACGCTGCCGGCGGGGGCGACCTTTATCGACAACGGCGACGGGACGGGGTCGTTCGACTGGACGCCGGATTATACCCAGGCGGGCGTTTACAACGTGACGTTCCGGGCGACCGACGGGGTGGCGACCGACAGCGAGACGGTGGCGATCACGGTGCTCGACGCCGGGAATCAGAGCCCGGTGCTGGCCGCGATCGGATCGAAGAGCACGACCGAGAATGTGCTGCTGCAGTTCACAGTGTCGGCCGGCGACCCGGATGGGACGACACCCGCCCTGACCGCGACCGGCCTGCCGAGCGGCGCGGTATTCACCGACAACGGGGACGGGACCGGAACGTTTGACTGGACGCCCACGTACACGCAGGCGGGGGCCTACAACGTGACGTTTACGGCGTCCGACGGTTCGCTGACCGATGAGGAGGTCGTCGCGATCACGGTCCTCGAGGCCGGCAACCAGCCGCCGGTGCTGGCGGCGATCGGGCCGAAAGCGACCACGGAGGGGGTCCAACTGCTGTTCGCGGTGAGCGCCTCCGATCCGGACGGCACAACCCCGACTCTGACGACGTCGGACCTGCCGACGGGGGCGACGTTCACGGACCACGGGGACGGTACCGGGACATTCGACTGGACGCCGGGATTTGCGGACGCGGGCGCGTACAGCGTCACGTTCCGGGCGATTGACGGTCTCGTGGTGGACAGCGAAGTTGTCGCGATCACGGTGGTGGAGTCGGGCAACCAGGCGCCGGTGCTCGACCCGATCGGGGCGCAGGCCGGGACGGAGGCGGTCCTCCTGACGTTTGCGGTGTCCGCGAGCGATCCGGACGGCACCACGCCGTCGCTGCTGGCCGGGAGCCTCCCGACGGGAGCGGTGTTCACCGACCACGCCAACGGGACGGGGACGTTCAGTTGGACGCCGACGTTTGCCCAGGCCGGCATCTACAACGTGGTATTCACCGCGTCCGACGGTTCGCTGACGGACGACGAGATAGTGACGATAACGATCGCCGACGCGGGCAACCAGGCGCCGATCCTGGCCCCCATCGGCCCGCAGGATACGCAGGAGGGGATCCAGCTGCTCTTTGCGGTGACGGCGAGCGACGCGGACGGGACAATCCCGACGCTGACGAGCTCGGCGCTGCCGGGGGGAGCGCTGTTTACGGACCACGGCGACGGGACGGGGACGTTCGACTGGACGCCCGGGCCGACCGCCGCCGGATCCTACGCGGTGACGTTCTACGCCTCCGACGGAGCGGCAATCGACAGCGAGGCGGTGGCCATCACGGTCTTCGCCGTCAACCAGCCGCCGG
This genomic stretch from Candidatus Zixiibacteriota bacterium harbors:
- a CDS encoding tandem-95 repeat protein; this encodes MSRIHALILTGVLLLAAGAAAQTAPPVLDPIGAQSVNENVSLNFGVSASDADATIPVLSTSALPTGATFTDNLDGTGSFAWTPDFTQASEYSVTFYAADAVTADIDSEIVSITVNNVNQEPVLAAIGPRSVAENANLNFGVSASDADGQALTLTTSTLPLGATFTDNGNGTGTLDWTPDFTQSGVHNVTFRASDGTAIDSEIVAITVTNVNQEPVLAAIGPRGVAENANLNFGVSASDADGQALTLTTSTLPLGATFTDNGNGTGTFDWTPDYTQSGVYNVTFRASDGTAIDSEIVAITVTNVNQEPVLAAIGPKSVAENANLNFGVSASDADGQALTLTTSTLPLGATFTDNGNGTGTLDWTPDFTQSGVHNVTFRASDGTAIDSEIVAITVTNVNQEPVLAAIGPRSVAENANLNFGVSASDADGQALTLTTSALPSGATFTDNGNGTGTFDWTPDFTQSGVHNVTFRASDGTAIDSEIVAITVTDVNQEPVLAAIGPRSVAENANLNFGVSASDADGQALTLTTSALPSGATFTDNGNGTGTFDWTPDYTQSGVYNVTFRASDGTAIDSEIVAITVTNVNQEPVLAAIGPRSVAENANLNFGVSASDADGQALTLTTSTLPLGATFTDNGNGTGTFDWTPDYTQSGVYNVTFRASDGTAIDSEIVAITVNEVGNQQPVLAAIGNKSITEGIPLNFGVSATDAESTPVLTTSLLPTGAAFTDNGNGTGAFSWTPGYTQSGTYLVMFYARDDSLAVDSELVQVFVLEAGNQAPVLAAIGPKTTTEDVNLNFAVSASDPDGTTPNLTATGLPTGATFTNHGDGTGTFDWTPGFTDAGVYNVTFRASDGTLIDDEVVAITVLESGNQAPVLAAIGPKSTTENILLTFGVSAGDPDGQTPVLTTSTLPTGATFVDNGNGTGTFSWTPTFTQAGAHNVTFYAADGALLDSEVVAITVIDAGNQAPVLAAIGPKSTTENILLTFGVSASDPDETTPALSAANLPTGASFTDNGDGTGTFTWTPTFAQAGAYDVTFTASDGSLTDQEIVNITVTEAGNQAPVLAAIGPKSTTEDVLLTFGVSASDPDGTTPALTATGLPTGASFTDNGDGTGTFSWTPSFTQAGVYSVTFAASDGSLTDQEIVSITVSESGNQAPILAAIGPQTTTEQVRLLFVVSASDPDLTTPTLTATGLPSGATFTDNGNGTGTFDWTPTYTQAGAYNVTFTASDGSLTDDEVVAITVNDAGNQAPVLAAIGPKSTTEDVLLTFGVSASDPDETTPSLSATNLPAGASFTDNGDGTGTFTWTPTFAQAGVYNVTFTASDGSLTDQEIVTITVNESGNQAPVLAAIGPQSTTENILLTFAVNASDPDGTTPALSATGLPTGASFTDNGNGTGTFTWTPSFAQAGVYNVTFTASDGVLVDQEEVAITVNEAGNQAPILAAIGPQSTTENVLLTFGVSASDPDGTTPVLSATNLPAGASFTDNGNGTGTFSWTPTFTEAGSYNVTFTASDGSLTDEEIVAITVNEAGNQPPVLAEIGPKATAEEALLTFGVSATDADGTTPALSATDLPSGANFTDNGNGTGTFTWTPTFAQAGIYNVTFTASDGLLTDEEIVEITVVDAGNQAPVLAAIGPKSTTEAVPLLFDVSAADADGTTPTFTTSTLPAGATFIDNGDGTGSFDWTPDYTQAGVYNVTFRATDGVATDSETVAITVLDAGNQSPVLAAIGSKSTTENVLLQFTVSAGDPDGTTPALTATGLPSGAVFTDNGDGTGTFDWTPTYTQAGAYNVTFTASDGSLTDEEVVAITVLEAGNQPPVLAAIGPKATTEGVQLLFAVSASDPDGTTPTLTTSDLPTGATFTDHGDGTGTFDWTPGFADAGAYSVTFRAIDGLVVDSEVVAITVVESGNQAPVLDPIGAQAGTEAVLLTFAVSASDPDGTTPSLLAGSLPTGAVFTDHANGTGTFSWTPTFAQAGIYNVVFTASDGSLTDDEIVTITIADAGNQAPILAPIGPQDTQEGIQLLFAVTASDADGTIPTLTSSALPGGALFTDHGDGTGTFDWTPGPTAAGSYAVTFYASDGAAIDSEAVAITVFAVNQPPVLSPIGAHTVNEGVILNLPVSASDPDGDFPLLSTSVLPTGAVFADNGDGTGALTWTPTYVQAGVYTVTFYATDALLSTAVDSEMVTINVLNVNRPPVLQPIGTRAIAEGSTLSFLVTAADPDGAFPLLTTSVLPGTAAFTDNGNGTALFLWATTFADAGTYTVTFYATDAFYPAEVDSEVVTIIVGEAGNQPPQWTEINDTTVAEGATLVLTVSAADFEGNLIALTVSATLDAANYTFVDNGDGTGVLTYTPDYLDAGLDSIRFIATDNAAPPLSSVMRVAVTTLDRNQPPQFLPAGPYAVDALDTLQFTITAYDSTDAQDGRIFLSVVDLPANARFTDNGNNTGRFWFAPTLAQVGVDTIHFIGVDDDVPAQTGYLSVVVTVRQVNQAPVLSPIGTRKVAEGGTLIIDLAATDPEGAVPAFSVKNAPPNSALVDHGDGTASWTFTPSFTQAGLYYVEFRASDGQSFDKEVVLIQVTEAGDQAPYFTYVPTPSVVEGETLTDSIRATDPDLDPVTLSVVEGTTPAHFTFTNVGGGLGTYTFAPDFTQSGIHVIQVVATANERADTTDLLIEVIEFGNHPPALAFIQNQFTTELRLLTFSVQGGDIDGDIPILSTSPLPGAATFVDSLNGKGGFRWLPSDQDAGVYEITFYAADGNPAYPDDIDSQKVTITVADTNRVPLTLVQPAAPTDVNEGLLITRWFQATDPDGTTPVLSAHLSGADTLARNMTFVDSGNGHGAIFFTPDYAQGNSNPSFYYFVFRATDADNPALQVESATQTFRVFNVPQPPVMSFTPSTGPFTVNEGDSVRFSVLSMDPDGLQPVMRAENVPVNATVVVSPPNSLRFTFRPNYAQAGTYEVRIIADDATAAVPRLSDTEIVTITVVDMGNQAPYWSGTYPATVDVYPDIQHTTTVTAVDPDGLPLVLTAGPLIAGANFVDDNNGTGRYIILADALQVGTVSTVTFTVTDSGGLTDEMQITYRVLSFLRGDADANSQYSLNDVVFLANYLFRGGQAPAPLESGDVDMNGRIEVADLVYMINFLYKSGPRPPQ